A single region of the Pseudomonadota bacterium genome encodes:
- the exbB gene encoding TonB-system energizer ExbB, which yields MKYLVDYGIIGLLVFLSIVSLAIFVERFLFIKRLKIEDYKEDKKTLEIAATRKLAIIATIGSNAPYIGLLGTVLGIMLTFYTIGVEGYVDATKIMVGLALALKATAIGLFVAIPSIVFYNYLLRRVKVILLEWDIRYGRERV from the coding sequence GCATAATAGGACTTTTGGTTTTCCTTTCTATTGTTTCCCTTGCCATTTTTGTTGAAAGGTTCCTTTTTATCAAGAGGCTAAAAATTGAAGACTATAAAGAGGATAAGAAAACCCTTGAAATAGCTGCAACAAGGAAATTGGCCATCATAGCCACGATAGGTAGCAATGCCCCGTATATAGGTTTGTTAGGTACAGTGCTGGGCATCATGCTTACCTTTTATACGATTGGTGTTGAGGGTTATGTGGACGCTACAAAGATTATGGTCGGACTTGCCCTTGCATTGAAAGCAACCGCTATTGGTTTATTTGTCGCTATACCGTCAATTGTCTTTTATAATTATCTTTTGAGAAGGGTAAAGGTTATCCTTCTTGAATGGGATATAAGGTATGGAAGAGAAAGAGTTTGA
- a CDS encoding biopolymer transporter ExbD — protein MEEKEFDYINVIPFIDVMLVLLTIVLMTSTFMASGIIPVELPKVVGRHEKVLRTDLVEIDNRGYIYYQGKYINLSGLKNKLKDTPKDTPFLIRADRNIPLQNFVEVLDTIKTMGFRKVSLQTEEFIK, from the coding sequence ATGGAAGAGAAAGAGTTTGATTATATCAATGTGATTCCCTTTATAGATGTTATGCTTGTCCTCCTTACAATAGTACTTATGACGAGTACATTTATGGCAAGCGGGATTATACCTGTTGAACTTCCAAAGGTGGTTGGGAGGCACGAAAAGGTATTGAGAACTGATCTGGTAGAGATAGATAACAGAGGCTATATATATTATCAAGGGAAATATATCAATCTATCCGGGCTTAAAAATAAACTCAAAGATACACCAAAAGATACCCCTTTTTTGATAAGAGCTGACAGAAATATACCATTACAGAATTTTGTTGAGGTGCTCGACACGATAAAGACAATGGGTTTTAGAAAAGTGAGTTTGCAGACTGAAGAGTTTATAAAATGA
- a CDS encoding energy transducer TonB — MKESSIGFSVSVILHLLIVSVLVVMPFHIQPQPKTILIDFTLLKEQGITADSMQYAASSRQYGASKGQNLEGSERKPGDSQKKDNLKPETPNQRQGSEVVKNVGPVPGDRTLIDDPEGQVQVHREVSLGKDSMLMGQGSAQKGKNVAGLSSTTGGGQGRALGYGDGNTDDKTFFYIRENIMKNIKYPEKARRMGWEGRVLLSFVIFENGSIHNIKVVNSSGFPVLDSNAREAIAKTTFSQKVPYRLVIVLPIEYKLE, encoded by the coding sequence ATGAAAGAAAGCTCCATCGGTTTCTCTGTCTCGGTTATTCTTCATCTATTAATAGTTTCAGTTCTGGTAGTTATGCCATTTCATATACAACCTCAACCAAAGACTATATTGATAGATTTTACACTTTTGAAAGAGCAGGGGATTACTGCAGACAGTATGCAGTACGCAGCAAGCAGCAGGCAGTATGGAGCAAGTAAGGGGCAGAACTTAGAAGGCAGTGAGAGGAAGCCAGGAGATAGTCAGAAGAAAGACAACCTAAAACCCGAAACCCCAAACCAGAGACAAGGTAGTGAAGTAGTCAAGAATGTCGGTCCTGTCCCTGGAGATCGAACGCTGATCGATGATCCGGAAGGGCAGGTGCAGGTTCACAGAGAGGTCAGCTTAGGAAAAGACAGCATGTTAATGGGTCAAGGTTCTGCACAAAAGGGGAAAAACGTTGCAGGTCTTAGTAGTACTACAGGTGGCGGGCAGGGTAGAGCCCTTGGGTACGGAGATGGGAACACAGATGACAAGACATTTTTTTATATCAGGGAAAACATTATGAAAAATATTAAGTATCCGGAGAAGGCGAGAAGAATGGGTTGGGAAGGCAGGGTTCTTCTATCTTTTGTTATTTTTGAAAATGGGTCGATCCATAACATTAAGGTTGTAAATAGCTCCGGTTTCCCAGTACTTGATAGCAATGCAAGGGAAGCAATAGCAAAAACGACTTTTTCACAGAAGGTACCTTACAGGCTGGTAATTGTGCTGCCAATAGAGTATAAACTTGAGTG